Part of the Brassica oleracea var. oleracea cultivar TO1000 chromosome C8, BOL, whole genome shotgun sequence genome is shown below.
GTCCGTCGGTAAATTCCGACGCCTACAGTTCGTCGGAATAAACCGAGGAACCACGTTCGTCGGAATTGTAGTTTTCCGATGAACTCTGGTCTCGTGTAGCCGCATCGTAATATCGTCGGAAGTTCGTCAGAATGACGTTTNNNNNNNNNNNNNNNNNNNNNNNNNNNNNNNNNNNNNNNNNNNNNNNNNNNNNNNNNNNNNNNNNNNNNNNNNNNNNNNNNNNNNNNNNNNNNNNNNNNNNNNNNNNNNNNNNNNNNNNNNNNNNNNNNNNNNNNNNNNNNNNNNNNNNNNNNNNNNNNNNNNNNNNNNNNNNNNNNNNNNNNNNNNNNNNNNNNNNNNNNNNNNNNNNNNNNNNNNNNNNNNNNNNNNNNNNNNNNNNNNNNNNNNNNNNNNNNNNNNNNNNNNNNNNNNNNNNNNNNNNNNNNNNNNNNNNNNNNNNNNNNNNNNNNNNNNNNNNNNNNNNNNNNNNNNNNNNNNNNNNNNNNNNNNNNNNNNNNNNNNNNNNNNNNNNNNNNNNNNNNNNNNNNNNNNNNNNNNNNNNNNNNNNNNNNNNNNNNNNNNNNNNNNNNNNNNNNNNNNNNNNNNNNNNNNNNNNNNNNNNNNNNNNNNNNNNNNNNNNNNNNNNNNNNNNNNNNNNNNNNNNNNNNNNNNNNNNNNNNNNNNNNNNNNNNNNNNNNNNNNNNNNNNNNNNNNNNNNNNNNNNNNNNNNNNNNNNNNNNNNNNNNNNNNNNNNNNNNNNNNNNNNNNNNNNNNNNNNNNNNNNNNNNNNNNNNNNNNNNNNNNNNNNNNNNNNNNNNNNNNNNNNNNNNNNNNNNNNNNNNNNNNNNNNNNNNNNNNNNNNNNNNNNNNNNNNNNNNNNNNNNNNNNNNNNNNNNNNNNNNNNNNNNNNNNNNNNNNNNNNNNNNNNNNNNNNNNNNNNNNNNNNNNNNNNNNNNNNNNNNNNNNNNNNNNNNNNNNNNNNNNNNNNNNNNNNNNNNNNNNNNNNNNNNNNNNNNNNNNNNNNNNNNNNNNNNNNNNNNNNNNNNNNNNNNNNNNNNNNNNNNNNNNNNNNNNNNNNNNNNNNNNNNNNNNNNNNNNNNNNNNNNNNNNNNNNNNNNNNNNNNNNNNNNNNNNNNNNNNNNNNNNNNNNNNNNNNNNNNNNNNNNNNNNNNNNNNNNNNNNNNNNNNNNNNNNNNNNNNNNNNNNNNNNNNNNNNNNNNNNNNNNNNNNNNNNNNNNNNNNNNNNNNNNNNNNNNNNNNNNNNNNNNNNNNNNNNNNNNNNNNNNNNNNNNNNNNNNNNNNNNNNNNNNNNNNNNNNNNNNNNNNNNNNNNNNNNNNNNNNNNNNNNNNNNNNNNNNNNNNNNNNNNNNNNNNNNNNNNNNNNNNNNNNNNNNNNNNNNNNNNNNNNNNNNNNNNNNNNNNNNNNNNNNNNNNNNNNNNNNNNNNNNNNNNNNNNNNNNNNNNNNNNNNNNNNNNNNNNNNNNNNNNNNNNNNNNNNNNNNNNNNNNNNNNNNNNNNNNNNNNNNNNNNNNNNNNNNNNNNNNNNNNNNNNNNNNNNNNNNNNNNNNNNNNNNNNNNNNNNNNNNNNNNNNNNNNNNNNNNNNNNNNNNNNNNNNNNNNNNNNNNNNNNNNNNNNNNNNNNNNNNNNNNNNNNNNNNNNNNNNNNNNNNNNNNNNNNNNNNNNNNNNNNNNNNNNNNNNNNNNNNNNNNNNNNNNNNNNNNNNNNNNNNNNNNNNNNNNNNNNNNNNNNNNNNNNNNNNNNNNNNNNNNNNNNNNNNNNNNNNNNNNNNNNNNNNNNNNNNNNNNNNNNNNNNNNNNNNNNNNNNNNNNNNNNNNNNNNNNNNNNNNNNNNNNNNNNNNNNNNNNNNNNNNNNNNNNNNNNNNNNNNNNNNNNNNNNNNNNNNNNNNNNNNNNNNNNNNNNNNNNNNNNNNNNNNNNNNNNNNNNNNNNNNNNNNNNNNNNNNNNNNNNNNNNNNNNNNNNNNNNNNNNNNNNNNNNNNNNNNNNNNNNNNNNNNNNNNNNNNNNNNNNNNNNNNNNNNNNNNNNNNNNNNNNNNNNNNNNNNNNNNNNNNNNNNNNNNNNNNNNNNNNNNNNNNNNNNNNNNNNNNNNNNNNNNNNNNNNNNNNNNNNNNNNNNNNNNNNNNNNNNNNNNNNNNNNNNNNNNNNNNNNNNNNNNNNNNNNNNNNNNNNNNNNNNNNNNNNNNNNNNNNNNNNNNNNNNNNNNNNNNNNNNNNNNNNNNNNNNNNNNNNNNNNNNNNNNNNNNNNNNNNNNNNNNNNNNNNNNNNNNNNNNNNNNNNNNNNNNNNNNNNNNNNNNNNNNNNNNNNNNNNNNNNNNNNNNNNNNNNNNNNNNNNNNNNNNNNNNNNNNNNNNNNNNNNNNNNNNNNNNNNNNNNNNNNNNNNNNNNNNNNNNNNNNNNNNNNNNNNNNNNNNNNNNNNNNNNNNNNNNNNNNNNNNNNNNNNNNNNNNNNNNNNNNNNNNNNNNNNNNNNNNNNNNNNNNNNNNNNNNNNNNNNNNNNNNNNNNNNNNNNNNNNNNNNNNNNNNNNNNNNNNNNNNNNNNNNNNNNNNNNNNNNNNNNNNNNNNNNNNNNNNNNNNNNNNNNNNNNNNNNNNNNNNNNNNNNNNNNNNNNNNNNNNNNNNNNNNNNNNNNNNNNNNNNNNNNNNNNNNNNNNNNNNNNNNNNNNNNNNNNNNNNNNNNNNNNNNNNNNNNNNNNNNNNNNNNNNNNNNNNNNNNNNNNNNNNNNNNNNNNNNNNNNNNNNNNNNNNNNNNNNNNNNNNNNNNNNNNNNNNNNNNNNNNNNNNNNNNNNNNNNNNNNNNNNNNNNNNNNNNNNNNNNNNNNNNNNNNNNNNNNNNNNNNNNNNNNNNNNNNNNNNNNNNNNNNNNNNNNNNNNNNNNNNNNNNNNNNNNNNNNNNNNNNNNNNNNNNNNNNNNNNNNNNNNNNNNNNNNNNNNNNNNNNNNNNNNNNNNNNNNNNNNNNNNNNNNNNNNNNNNNNNNNNNNNNNNNNNNNNNNNNNNNNNNNNNNNNNNNNNNNNNNNNNNNNNNNNNNNNNNNNNNNNNNNNNNNNNNNNNNNNNNNNNNNNNNNNNNNNNNNNNNNNNNNNNNNNNNNNNNNNNNNNNNNNNNNNNNNNNNNNNNNNNNNNNNNNNNNNNNNNNNNNNNNNNNNNNNNNNNNNNNNNNNNNNNNNNNNNNNNNNNNNNNNNNNNNNNNNNNNNNNNNNNNNNNNNNNNNNNNNNNNNNNNNNNNNNNNNNNNNNNNNNNNNNNNNNNNNNNNNNNNNNNNNNNNNNNNNNNNNNNNNNNNNNNNNNNNNNNNNNNNNNNNNNNNNNNNNNNNNNNNNNNNNNNNNNNNNNNNNNNNNNNNNNNNNNNNNNNNNNNNNNNNNNNNNNNNNNNNNNNNNNNNNNNNNNNNNNNNNNNNNNNNNNNNNNNNNNNNNNNNNNNNNNNNNNNNNNNNNNNNNNNNNNNNNNNNNNNNNNNNNNNNNNNNNNNNNNNNNNNNNNNNNNNNNNNNNNNNNNNNNNNNNNNNNNNNNNNNNNNNNNNNNNNNNNNNNNNNNNNNNNNNNNNNNNNNNNNNNNNNNNNNNNNNNNNNNNNNNNNNNNNNNNNNNNNNNNNNNNNNNNNNNNNNNNNNNNNNNNNNNNNNNNNNNNNNNNNNNNNNNNNNNNNNNNNNNNNNNNNNNNNNNNNNNNNNNNNNNNNNNNNNNNNNNNNNNNNNNNNNNNNNNNNNNNNNNNNNNNNNNNNNNNNNNNNNNNNNNNNNNNNNNNNNNNNNNNNNNNNNNNNNNNNNNNNNNNNNNNNNNNNNNNNNNNNNNNNNNNNNNNNNNNNNNNNNNNNNNNNNNNNNNNNNNNNNNNNNNNNNNNNNNNNNNNNNNNNNNNNNNNNNNNNNNNNNNNNNNNNNNNNNNNNNNNNNNNNNNNNNNNNNNNNNNNNNNNNNNNNNNNNNNNNNNNNNNNNNNNNNNNNNNNNNNNNNNNNNNNNNNNNNNNNNNNNNNNNNNNNNNNNNNNNNNNNNNNNNNNNNNNNNNNNNNNNNNNNNNNNNNNNNNNNNNNNNNNNNNNNNNNNNNNNNNNNNNNNNNNNNNNNNNNNNNNNNNNNNNNNNNNNNNNNNNNNNNNNNNNNNNNNNNNNNNNNNNNNNNNNNNNNNNNNNNNNNNNNNNNNNNNNNNNNNNNNNNNNNNNNNNNNNNNNNNNNNNNNNNNNNNNNNNNNNNNNNNNNNNNNNNNNNNNNNNNNNNNNNNNNNNNNNNNNNNNNNNNNNNNNNNNNNNNNNNNNNNNNNNNNNNNNNNNNNNNNNNNNNNNNNNNNNNNNNNNNNNNNNNNNNNNNNNNNNNNNNNNNNNNNNNNNNNNNNNNNNNNNNNNNNNNNNNNNNNNNNNNNNNNNNNNNNNNNNNNNNNNNNNNNNNNNNNNNNNNNNNNNNNNNNNNNNNNNNNNNNNNNNNNNNNNNNNNNNNNNNNNNNNNNNNNNNNNNNNNNNNNNNNNNNNNNNNNNNNNNNNNNNNNNNNNNNNNNNNNNNNNNNNNNNNNNNNNNNNNNNNNNNNNNNNNNNNNNNNNNNNNNNNNNNNNNNNNNNNNNNNNNNNNNNNNNNNNNNNNNNNNNNNNNNNNNNNNNNNNNNNNNNNNNNNNNNNNNNNNNNNNNNNNNNNNNNNNNNNNNNNNNNNNNNNNNNNNNNNNNNNNNNNNNNNNNNNNNNNNNNNNNNNNNNNNNNNNNNNNNNNNNNNNNNNNNNNNNNNNNNNNNNNNNNNNNNNNNNNNNNNNNNNNNNNNNNNNNNNNNNNNNNNNNNNNNNNNNNNNNNNNNNNNNNNNNNNNNNNNNNNNNNNNNNNNNNNNNNNNNNNNNNNNNNNNNNNNNNNNNNNNNNNNNNNNNNNNNNNNNNNNNNNNNNNNNNNNNNNNNNNNNNNNNNNNNNNNNNNNNNNNNNNNNNNNNNNNNNCAACCATGATTCATGTGTGATTTTTTTTTAAAATAGACCTAATGGACCTATTCTTAGAAAGTCATCTTATATATTAAAACAGAAGTGACAACCTTGATTCATGTGTGATTTTTTTTTTTTAAAATAGACCTAATGGACCTATTCTTAGAAAGTCATGTTACATTTAATATCTAATCTTATCATTTAAATTTTGGACATACCAGAAATTTTTATTGGATTATCAATAATTGGATTTAAACAATAGATGATTCATTGGATTTATAGATAATATAAATTAGATATATATAATTTAATGTTGTAATACTATACCTCTATATGCTTAATATTTAAATATTTGTCGATGTTAACTTTTAAAATTATAATTTTTTTTAAATAACAAAAAATCATATTATCTAACATTGATTAATCTTTACTACCTTAAACCAATGAAAACAAATTTTAAACTATATAGTTTATTTTAAAAATTAAACAAAAACTAAATGTTTAATTATTTACTCAATAATATAAATCTATGAAGTGAAAAGTTTAACTTTTTAAAAACTTTATAAATTTGTGAAATGTTACAATATATTTTAATATGATAGATCGAGATCTAGTTAGTATTTAAGATGCACCTATCTGATATATGTCAAAAATCCAATAAAATAAGGATGCACCCATGCATCTTATTTTATCATATAATTTTTCATTTGAATATACTGTCGAGTGTAAACGATATTTCACGGAAATAGCTTACATATACAAATTATTTCACATTTTCCATTTATTGGCAAAATATATTATATGTTCACATGATACATGCAAAAAGCATGTACTGACGTACACATGTATATGTACGATATGTCTAACATACATATGCGATAAATATTCAGATCATGTCGCTAAAACTTATATGAACGTCAGATTAATTCCTTGTTGGTCAGATTCAAACCTCATATATATCAAAAAATTAACTGGTCCAATGTATAGAGTGAAAAGATAGGATACTATAAGAGTACCTTGAGAGCTTCAATGAGGGAGAAATCAATAATGGAGGGGTTGTTAGTTTGGAAGCCAACAATGTCATCTGTAAGACCAAGGCTTTGAAAAGATTGTCTCACTGTGACATTATTAGCCAATGTCTCATTAGTCATCAAATCCAACGGCCAAGTTAACCTAACACAATTGAAACCCATTTCCACTATCTTCTTGGCTACTGCGTCGACCGGTTGTTTACTCAGTCCTTCCGCCACCACAGGCTGCAGGTGCGATGGCCAGTTCACACACGCTAGCTTCACTCGTTGACCATTCTCGTCTACAATCCAACGGGAGCTTGTGGAGAGAGGATAAGCCATGTTTGGGACGGTGTGTGCAATGAAAGAGAAGAAGAAACATAATAAAGGGAAAGTGCAAGACAGGTGTTTTGGCTCTTTTCTTGTCATTGCCTGTATGAAGTTGTGTTTTCTTGCTTCTTTTGTGTGCTGGAGAATCATTTTGACAATAGTCTTATTTATAGATGGAGAGGGTTAAGCAGTAAATTAATGTCTTTGTCATTAAGAAATGTTCTTACTTTACTATTTCATATATCATCAGTTATAAGCTATGTTTTTAAGTTTTAACATTTACGTTAGTATAAGAGTTGGCTTCCTTTCCATGTTGATCAATGTATGATATACTAGTATAAGATTTTTAACATGAGTTTTCTTTGAAGACCTAAAACGTATATGTAGCCAGCGTCTATATCTTACACTATGAGACGTCTCATAAACTAACATTCAACCTTGCGAGGTAGGTCTAGAACAGGCATCAACTTGAGCAGTATATTTACCAAACCGTCTTCTAAAATGGATAAAATCAATATTCAGTAACCTTGAAACAACAAATCAAAGTTCAAGTTGTTGAGTCATTAGCTATGTTAATATTTATGATCATAATCAAAAGACTGAACCACATTTTGAATTGTACATATCAAACTGAAGAAATGTCAATATATAACTTTAAGGATAATGATTTTTATATCACTGTAAATTCATGACATTAGGTGCATATATGATGCAATTATATTCATTAATCAACAGTTTTGTAAAAAGCAACATGGAAAACATTGTAGAAAGTAGACTATCAAAATAAATAAACAAAGTCGAAATATATAACTTGGAACGCAGGTTTATTCTATTTCCAAGATAAATTTAGTCTAAAGTGATTATAGATCTGGCAACACTTTGTTCACAAATTAAGAGAGACTTAAAAGTGTGTAATCAACAACTGTTGAAGTTTAACATACGTCCAAGTAATTACTCCTTTTGTGTGCTGTCATAATCACAAGTTTAACATTTTTGTTAAACTTAGGCGTAAGACTCAAAACTATACTAAATAAGACGGAGGATAGGGGGAAGCCCCAGCAATAACTAACTATCAGAGTGTTCTGATTTAAACCGACCGGTCTTTCGTAACCGCCGGTCTTATTTTCTTATTTTCGTTGAAACGACGACGTTTGGCATCGATGTTACGCTTCCTCGTCCCCATTGGGGCTCGCGGCGCTGCAAAAGTCTTGGATTCAGAGTCTCTCTCGAAACAAAGGCATGAACTTTATCGCTCCCAGAGAAGAAGCGAGACGTTCTCCTCTGTAAATTGATTCTCTTTTTCACCAGTGAGCCATCAATGTAAGTTTCCGACATCTCATTGTGAACTTTCGAAACTCAGATGCGTGTGGGTGTGTTCTTGATTGAGCTCATCAGTGAGTTGGGTTCCTTTTGGGTTTCTCAAATTTCGATTCTTTTTTGGGGATTTTACTATTCTCTCTCTACTTCAAAGTTGGCTTCTTTTTGTGTGTTGCAGGGGGATTGTTTTGGAGCCTCCTTGTCCGAGAAGCGTCGATGGGATTAGCATTGACCCTGAGCCTAACTGGAACTTCAATAGCTTACTCTCTGAAATCGATTCTGTTGAAAAGAAGCTCAATGTCTTTTCAAGGTTTCCTCAGCCTCTCACTCACACAACCTTACGGTATATACTCTGTGTCTTTTGATTCAGTGTTTTAGCTCTTTATTGAGTTCTGCATTGGTTTAGGGTTTGGTTAGTTTAGGAGTTAGAAAGTAGAGAACTGCTTCTCATTTTAGTTACATTGGCGTGTTTGAAAAGGATGGGAAGTAGAGGTGGAGGATTTGTAATGCGTGTATCAGAAGATGAGATGGAGAGTGATGTAGATGAAGAGAGTGAAGAAGAAGAAGAAGGTCATCGTCAACTCTGTACAAATGGGACACGTTTTGCCTGCGATGATCTGTACTTGAGGTGATTACCACCAACTCTCCCTTGCTAGCTTGCTTCAAATTTGGGGAAGACTTCTTCACGCTGTTTTAATCGTTAGTTCTTGTTCATACAGTGATGATGAATCTGATGATGAGTTAGGCTGTGAACCCGAGTCCTTTCTGCTGAGTAAGACGGGTTTGGCTGAGAGCGCACTATACGAGGTGATCAACGACCACCAAACCGAAGTTAAGGTGAGGCAAATAGATACTTGTTTAGTGTGTATTTCGATTGGTATATAATAACTGATTGATAATTTGAATCTTTTGATAACAGGAAGATATTAGGAGTCAAGTATCAGTTGTTGAAACGGAGATACTGCAAGAGATTGAAACGTCTCGCTCTGCAATAGCCCGAGTTGAAAAGTATAAAGAAACTAGAAAAGAAGTGGAGCGTAAACTTGACCTTCAGTACCAGCGAAAAGTGTAAGCTATGGTTCATATGCTGCGATTGTTTTTTCCTTCTAGTGTTTTGGAAAGTAATGAGTTTTTTTCTTGTTGCTGTGTTAAAGTGCTGAAGCACTCGATACTCATCTAACTGCAATCCAACGTGAGCATGAAATTAAATCGCAAATAGAAGAAAGAAAAATAAGGAGTGAGGAAGCTCAGGAGGAAGCCAGGAGGAGAGAAAGGGCACGTCAAGAAGAGAAAATACGTCAAGAGAAAGCTCGTGCCGAGGCTGAAGTATGTTTTTTTATCAGTTGAACTTTATATTTGTTATCCTTAGCGTAACCAGCTTGGTTGATTTATTTCTGTTTTGGTTTCTTCTAGATGCAAGCAAAACTCAGAGCTGAAGAAGCAAAGAAAGAAGCTGAGAGAAAAGCAGCTAAAGAAGCAGCTGAAAAGGAAGCAACAGATCGCAAAGCTGCTGAACAAAAAATTGCGGAAGAGAAGACTGAGAGGGAGAGAAGCTCAGCTGCATCGAATGCTCAAGGTGGGGGTAGGCTGTTTTCTACTGAATACACAGTGGTCTTCTACGTTGCCATGATCTCATTTCGTGTGTGTTTGTTCTTTATTAATGATGCTAGGTAAATCAATCCAAGCTGCAGAAAGTGCTTTGACATTGGAGAATCACAGGTTGAAGAAGCTCGAAGAGTTAGAAGCTACGAACCAGTCGCTAAGATCACGTCCAAATGAGGTATCTATCTATCTTTTTCTTATGTTTGTTAATCATATCATCCCATTTGCTCACAAGCCATCTGATTCTTTTATTACTCTTTGTAGGACTTTAGCAGCTTTGAGAAGCAAATTACAAGGGCTATAAAGCAAATAAGAGGAACAAAGGATAATGTCAGGTAGGATTCATGGTTTCTTCATCTAATCTGATAGTTTTCCCCCATGCAAGGTTAAGATCATCTGTGGCATTCGATAACAGCTTTGCCCTTTCTTTTCTCTAGTGGTATATGTCTCTTTTAGCGTTTTAATATAGGAGCCTTGATCTTTTTTTACTTGTGAAAATGTCAATTTTTAGCATTTGGTAAGAAAGATTCAAATAGAGTCGAAGAAGGTTTGTTAAGCTCGTCTAGGCGTCTCTTACAGAGTTTTGTTAATTCTTCAGTCTTTTTTTTTTTTTTTAACTTTAGTTATTTCTGCATTTTTTGTTTTGCAGTAAGAAAAGCAACGAAATTGTCAAAATATTCAGAGACCCTCGTTGTCCGGTGTCCATCAGTATTGCAGCTTTTGCAAAGAAGGTAACTTGTTATATACGTGGTCTGTTTATGTTAGATGTTGGAATCGACTCAGATTGTTGTCCTCTGTGATATGTTCATATGATGGACTAGACTCTTGTGATAAAGAAAAATTGAGACTGATGGCATTAACATTTGTTGATTCTTTCAGATAGTATCCGCTAAAGATCATTTTGCAGGCAGCTACGTCATCGTTTACGTCACCTCGCAGGTACAAGATCCTAGAGTTTTGTGTTGGTTCTGTACTGAGAACTCTCTTTGCTGTTACTGAATATCATCTTACCATTGATGCACACAGTTTCCACAAGCAATGGATATTGTTCTTGCTGAATTCCACAAAGCTTGCAATTACACTGTCCCAAAGCATATTCTTAACTCACAGGTAACTAACTAATATTCTTTTAAAAATGACTGACCCAAATTGTTTAAAAAACCATTGTTAATAATCTTCTCTGTAATTATTTCAGTCAGCTTGGGACTCAGACGCATATGAACAACTAGATTCCACAATGAGACTCTACGGTGCACTTGTTCAGGTTTTTTGAGTCTTATTCAACTATATGTCTTGTACATTGCTATTTTACAATATCAAAATATGAGTCTTCTGTTTTTTAATGACAGAACGATATTCGAGGTGGCAATGTTACTAACGTTCATGGGATTGAACAAGGATGGGCTTGGCTTGCGCGGTTTCTTAACAAAACCTCAGCCACCAGAGCTACCGCAACAGCTTTAAACGCATTTCTCCAGGTACCAATAATGTTTTCTGAATTAAAAAAAACACACACATCTAAATCATAACTATGGTATCTATATGTCGGTGTGTAGATGGCAGGGTTTGGTCTTCACCAGAGGTACAGATCTCAGTTTTTGAAAGTTGTGAACATAGTCAGAGAGCATTTCTTGCCAAGACTGAGGGCGAGAAAGGACGCATCGAATCTGCAGACGATCATAACCG
Proteins encoded:
- the LOC106307898 gene encoding protein GLE1 isoform X1, with product MGIVLEPPCPRSVDGISIDPEPNWNFNSLLSEIDSVEKKLNVFSRFPQPLTHTTLRMGSRGGGFVMRVSEDEMESDVDEESEEEEEGHRQLCTNGTRFACDDLYLSDDESDDELGCEPESFLLSKTGLAESALYEVINDHQTEVKEDIRSQVSVVETEILQEIETSRSAIARVEKYKETRKEVERKLDLQYQRKVAEALDTHLTAIQREHEIKSQIEERKIRSEEAQEEARRRERARQEEKIRQEKARAEAEMQAKLRAEEAKKEAERKAAKEAAEKEATDRKAAEQKIAEEKTERERSSAASNAQGGGKSIQAAESALTLENHRLKKLEELEATNQSLRSRPNEDFSSFEKQITRAIKQIRGTKDNVSKKSNEIVKIFRDPRCPVSISIAAFAKKIVSAKDHFAGSYVIVYVTSQFPQAMDIVLAEFHKACNYTVPKHILNSQSAWDSDAYEQLDSTMRLYGALVQNDIRGGNVTNVHGIEQGWAWLARFLNKTSATRATATALNAFLQMAGFGLHQRYRSQFLKVVNIVREHFLPRLRARKDASNLQTIITDITAYLDDQMYLKEPVGRTMQTNTLSAEITAEEVHQSNNRRYQGNNYDRDYY
- the LOC106307898 gene encoding protein GLE1 isoform X2; translated protein: MGIVLEPPCPRSVDGISIDPEPNWNFNSLLSEIDSVEKKLNVFSRFPQPLTHTTLRMGSRGGGFVMRVSEDEMESDVDEESEEEEEGHRQLCTNGTRFACDDLYLSDDESDDELGCEPESFLLSKTGLAESALYEVINDHQTEVKEDIRSQVSVVETEILQEIETSRSAIARVEKYKETRKEVERKLDLQYQRKVAEALDTHLTAIQREHEIKSQIEERKIRSEEAQEEARRRERARQEEKIRQEKARAEAEMQAKLRAEEAKKEAERKAAKEAAEKEATDRKAAEQKIAEEKTERERSSAASNAQGKSIQAAESALTLENHRLKKLEELEATNQSLRSRPNEDFSSFEKQITRAIKQIRGTKDNVSKKSNEIVKIFRDPRCPVSISIAAFAKKIVSAKDHFAGSYVIVYVTSQFPQAMDIVLAEFHKACNYTVPKHILNSQSAWDSDAYEQLDSTMRLYGALVQNDIRGGNVTNVHGIEQGWAWLARFLNKTSATRATATALNAFLQMAGFGLHQRYRSQFLKVVNIVREHFLPRLRARKDASNLQTIITDITAYLDDQMYLKEPVGRTMQTNTLSAEITAEEVHQSNNRRYQGNNYDRDYY